One genomic window of Arthrobacter sp. KBS0703 includes the following:
- a CDS encoding LacI family DNA-binding transcriptional regulator produces MTHPSAASGAPANRPTIRDVATQAGVSKSLVSLVLQGSGNVSESRRRAVLEAMEELGYRPNKLARGLSMPRTGTVGVLLNDLRNPWFVELLEGLTASLHAAGVSPILADSYTDRRVGRRSVEALLDQRIDGLVVVGTTTESTAIEIAAAAVPVVLAGTLDPALPGVDIVVNDDEAGARKATEHLLALGHQRIAHLQGPDEIGKRRRAGYEHAMKAAGLEPRVVSGGMSEESGFAAAGRLLAGGGRPTAIFAFNDIACIGALSAAAEHGLAVPGDLSLVGYDNTYLARIRHISLTSVDNGNLAVGVQAGKFILERIGSPDVQGRLHLVSSELQVRGSTGHPPAAP; encoded by the coding sequence GTGACCCACCCGTCCGCCGCGAGCGGCGCGCCCGCCAACAGGCCCACCATCCGTGATGTCGCCACCCAGGCCGGGGTGTCGAAGTCGCTGGTCTCCCTTGTGCTGCAGGGGTCCGGAAACGTCAGCGAAAGCCGACGCCGGGCGGTGCTGGAGGCGATGGAGGAACTGGGATACCGCCCCAACAAGCTGGCCCGCGGGCTCTCGATGCCCCGCACCGGCACGGTCGGGGTGCTGCTGAACGACCTCCGGAACCCCTGGTTCGTCGAACTCCTCGAAGGGCTGACCGCCTCGCTGCACGCAGCCGGAGTGTCCCCCATCCTCGCGGATTCCTACACGGACCGCCGGGTGGGCCGGCGCTCGGTGGAAGCCCTGCTCGATCAGCGCATTGACGGGCTCGTGGTGGTGGGAACCACCACGGAATCGACGGCCATCGAAATTGCCGCCGCAGCCGTGCCGGTCGTCCTGGCCGGAACGCTAGACCCTGCCCTGCCGGGCGTGGACATCGTGGTCAACGACGACGAAGCGGGCGCGCGAAAGGCGACCGAGCACCTGCTGGCCCTGGGCCACCAGCGCATTGCCCATCTGCAGGGGCCCGACGAAATCGGAAAGCGCCGGCGGGCGGGCTACGAACATGCGATGAAGGCCGCCGGACTCGAACCGAGGGTGGTGTCGGGCGGCATGAGCGAGGAAAGCGGCTTTGCCGCCGCCGGCCGCCTTCTAGCCGGCGGCGGCCGGCCAACGGCAATCTTCGCTTTCAACGACATCGCCTGCATCGGCGCACTTTCCGCTGCGGCCGAGCACGGCCTGGCCGTGCCGGGGGACCTCTCGCTGGTCGGCTATGACAACACGTACCTCGCTCGGATCCGCCACATCTCCCTGACCTCGGTGGACAACGGCAACCTGGCCGTTGGGGTCCAGGCGGGCAAATTCATCCTCGAACGCATCGGGAGCCCGGATGTGCAGGGCCGCCTTCATCTCGTGTCCAGTGAACTGCAGGTGCGGGGGTCCACCGGCCACCCGCCTGCTGCGCCGTAA
- a CDS encoding Cof-type HAD-IIB family hydrolase, whose product MRLVASDIDGTILGHDGKISDRTVRAFHACRSAGVELVFVTGRPPRWLHPLEEQLGHTGTVICSNGAVVWDLEADKMVSARTMALNDVFEVRRIIKSLRPAALFAAETLTGFHLEPGFIENGSSELLAEFTPAPLAETLTADDAVVKFLAIVREGTADDFLAEVAPAVGNLATVTHSAPTIAMLELSVPGVNKAVTLAEYAASLGIEAADVVAFGDMPNDIEMLRWAGHGYAMASGHPEAIRAAGQQAPHFDDDGVAQILEERLAALGVRLP is encoded by the coding sequence ATGCGGTTGGTAGCGAGTGACATAGACGGAACGATCCTTGGGCACGACGGAAAAATCAGTGACCGCACCGTCCGCGCCTTCCACGCCTGCCGGAGCGCCGGCGTCGAACTCGTTTTCGTCACCGGGCGCCCGCCGCGCTGGCTGCACCCGCTCGAAGAGCAGCTGGGCCACACCGGCACGGTGATCTGTTCCAACGGTGCCGTGGTGTGGGACCTCGAGGCGGACAAGATGGTTTCCGCCCGGACCATGGCCCTCAACGATGTCTTCGAGGTCCGCCGGATCATCAAGAGCCTGCGCCCCGCGGCCCTGTTCGCCGCGGAAACCCTCACCGGCTTCCACCTCGAGCCCGGCTTTATCGAAAACGGCTCCAGCGAGCTTCTTGCCGAGTTCACCCCGGCGCCGCTGGCCGAGACGCTCACGGCGGATGACGCCGTCGTCAAATTCCTGGCGATCGTCCGCGAAGGCACCGCCGACGACTTCCTTGCCGAGGTGGCGCCCGCCGTCGGGAACCTCGCCACCGTCACGCATTCGGCGCCCACCATCGCCATGCTGGAGCTGTCCGTCCCGGGCGTCAACAAGGCCGTCACGCTGGCGGAGTACGCCGCCTCGCTGGGCATCGAAGCCGCGGACGTCGTGGCCTTCGGTGACATGCCCAACGATATCGAGATGCTCCGCTGGGCCGGCCACGGTTACGCCATGGCCAGCGGCCACCCCGAAGCGATCCGCGCAGCGGGGCAGCAGGCGCCGCACTTTGACGACGACGGCGTGGCCCAGATCCTCGAGGAAAGGCTCGCCGCGCTCGGCGTCAGGCTGCCGTAA